A single window of Meiothermus sp. DNA harbors:
- a CDS encoding ABC-F family ATP-binding cassette domain-containing protein, with product MLHTKPQVWLRLSEGEKAFGERVLFKGVQFWLEPRERAVLLGPNGAGKSTLFQALCGRISLDEGRLFWPRGVRVFYLPQDFRPAGSAVYKLAYSMTPLYRAEQELAHSLPEQAGEAWDKVRELAYWKGRVARTLADFGLDALWDQPVERLSGGEGVRLGLAMAFLSGAEVLLLDEPTTHLDLRMRLRLEEMLLAYSGAVGLISHDRALVKRVATTVYHLEAGHLFRVAGGYATYLQERERIRRTLEKARHEAEKERERLLRAIPDRRRPGSDRRGSEKALLQARAERIQLPDPLPPERRWSLEIRAEGTPKLVLEAKGLKKSYPSTGAAERGRGDEGLRSVIREATLRIFRGDRIALVGANGAGKTTLLRLLLSRELPDDGERTLGYGVSTGYLDQHYHGLEPDQPLFTQFASRFGEARAAALLGRMGFRPPHWHDTPRSFSGGERARAGLALLGALRAGLLVMDEPTNHLELELLEALEKALTDYPGTLLFVSHDRELVKKVATRFWGLENGVLVEYPSYAEAEAAMLGKPALRLSPYGEMVLPEEPPPEERDLEQERIILLAQLDEPNLTERNRQRLRTDLLALEEALYRQYAQDYFRPHPYRYRVRQGGQEVFADEELGLWRFWSREEACMGELSGGVLSLDGASPRLLWAILRIAFELAGATVVRSGSQSFGRKSYLKHAGYTPKTTPVLVNPRRKRKKSIPPGLKS from the coding sequence GTGCTGCACACTAAGCCCCAGGTATGGCTGCGTTTGAGCGAGGGTGAAAAAGCCTTCGGCGAGCGCGTCTTGTTCAAGGGGGTTCAGTTCTGGTTGGAGCCGCGCGAACGGGCCGTGCTGCTGGGGCCGAATGGGGCGGGCAAGAGCACCTTATTCCAAGCCCTCTGCGGGCGCATTTCTCTGGACGAAGGCAGACTGTTCTGGCCTCGGGGGGTTCGGGTGTTTTATTTGCCGCAGGATTTTCGCCCCGCCGGTTCGGCGGTCTACAAACTGGCCTACAGCATGACCCCCTTGTACCGGGCCGAGCAGGAGCTGGCCCACAGCCTACCCGAACAGGCTGGAGAAGCATGGGACAAGGTTCGTGAACTTGCCTACTGGAAAGGCCGGGTAGCCCGCACCCTGGCCGACTTTGGCCTGGATGCCCTTTGGGATCAACCTGTGGAGCGGCTTTCTGGGGGGGAAGGGGTGCGCTTGGGTCTGGCAATGGCTTTTCTTTCCGGCGCCGAAGTCTTGCTGCTGGACGAGCCCACCACCCATCTGGATTTGCGCATGCGCCTGCGTTTGGAAGAGATGTTGCTGGCTTACTCCGGTGCGGTCGGGCTCATCTCCCACGACCGGGCGCTGGTGAAGCGGGTCGCTACTACGGTTTACCATCTGGAAGCCGGGCACTTGTTTCGGGTAGCAGGGGGCTATGCCACCTACCTGCAAGAGCGCGAACGCATCCGACGAACCCTGGAAAAAGCCCGTCATGAAGCCGAGAAGGAGCGCGAGCGGCTTTTGCGGGCCATCCCAGACCGCAGGCGGCCTGGTTCGGATCGTCGGGGCAGTGAGAAGGCGCTGCTGCAAGCCAGAGCCGAGCGTATTCAGCTCCCAGACCCCCTGCCCCCCGAGCGCCGCTGGAGTCTGGAAATTAGAGCGGAGGGAACGCCCAAGCTGGTGCTCGAGGCCAAGGGCTTGAAAAAGTCCTATCCAAGCACAGGCGCAGCCGAGCGGGGCAGAGGAGACGAAGGTTTGCGCAGCGTTATCCGAGAGGCCACCCTTCGCATCTTCCGGGGGGATCGGATTGCCCTGGTCGGGGCCAACGGGGCAGGCAAGACCACCTTGCTCCGCTTGTTGCTCTCCAGAGAACTACCCGACGACGGCGAGCGAACGCTGGGCTACGGGGTGAGCACCGGCTACCTTGACCAGCACTACCACGGACTGGAACCCGACCAGCCCCTCTTTACCCAGTTTGCCTCGAGATTCGGGGAGGCGCGGGCGGCGGCGCTGCTGGGCCGGATGGGCTTTCGCCCCCCGCACTGGCACGACACCCCCCGCAGTTTTTCCGGCGGTGAGCGGGCCCGGGCAGGGCTGGCCTTGTTGGGGGCTTTGCGGGCGGGTCTGCTGGTGATGGACGAGCCCACCAACCACCTCGAGCTCGAGCTCCTGGAAGCCCTCGAGAAAGCCCTGACCGACTACCCCGGTACGCTGCTCTTTGTCTCGCACGACCGCGAGCTGGTCAAAAAGGTGGCCACCCGCTTCTGGGGGCTGGAAAACGGGGTGCTGGTAGAGTACCCCAGCTATGCCGAGGCCGAGGCGGCTATGCTGGGCAAGCCGGCCTTGAGGCTAAGCCCCTACGGCGAAATGGTTTTACCGGAAGAGCCGCCCCCCGAGGAGCGCGACCTCGAGCAAGAGCGCATAATCTTGCTGGCACAACTCGACGAACCGAACCTGACTGAGCGGAACCGCCAGCGCCTGCGAACCGACTTGCTGGCCCTGGAAGAAGCACTGTATCGGCAGTACGCCCAGGATTACTTCCGCCCCCACCCTTATCGCTACCGGGTGCGACAGGGGGGCCAGGAGGTATTTGCCGATGAAGAACTGGGTTTATGGCGCTTCTGGAGCCGCGAGGAGGCTTGTATGGGGGAGCTTTCGGGCGGTGTTCTGAGCCTGGACGGAGCTAGCCCCCGGCTGCTTTGGGCCATACTGCGGATTGCATTCGAGTTGGCGGGCGCGACGGTGGTGCGTTCAGGCTCCCAAAGCTTTGGTAGAAAGAGCTACCTGAAACATGCGGGCTACACACCCAAGACGACCCCCGTTTTGGTAAATCCCCGCCGAAAGCGCAAAAAAAGCATCCCTCCCGGTCTAAAGTCCTAA
- a CDS encoding fumarylacetoacetate hydrolase family protein, with protein sequence MKLARFLSKGRLLQGHLQDGLLLDHAGEAHHPEEVVWQLPVQPGKVLALALNFAEHAEEFGLKKPTEPALFWKPNTSLLPHKGTVIYPQGARFMHFECELAVIMGRNARRVKAKDALDYVGGYTIANDLVVRDYVSNTFRPPIRGKGWDTFGPLGPFYVTADEVPDPHNVKMRAYVNGELRQEATTRGMIFSIPEVIEFVSRFMTLEAGDVILTGTPKGISQVYPGDVMRMEIEGLGALENPIEWETPEAEPVLSEEGDRSLVL encoded by the coding sequence ATGAAACTTGCCCGCTTCCTCTCCAAAGGCCGCCTCTTGCAGGGGCATCTGCAGGACGGCCTGCTGCTAGACCATGCCGGGGAGGCCCACCACCCCGAGGAGGTGGTGTGGCAGCTACCCGTGCAACCCGGCAAGGTGCTGGCCCTGGCGCTCAACTTTGCCGAGCACGCCGAAGAGTTTGGCCTCAAAAAGCCCACCGAGCCGGCCCTGTTCTGGAAGCCCAACACCAGCCTGCTGCCGCACAAGGGCACCGTCATCTATCCCCAAGGGGCCCGCTTCATGCACTTTGAATGCGAGCTGGCGGTGATTATGGGGCGCAATGCAAGGCGGGTCAAGGCCAAGGACGCCCTGGACTATGTGGGCGGCTACACCATCGCCAACGACCTGGTAGTGCGCGACTACGTCTCCAACACCTTCCGCCCCCCCATCCGGGGCAAGGGCTGGGACACCTTTGGGCCGCTGGGGCCCTTCTATGTGACTGCCGACGAGGTACCCGACCCCCACAACGTGAAAATGCGGGCCTATGTAAACGGCGAGCTGCGGCAGGAGGCCACCACCCGGGGCATGATTTTTTCCATTCCCGAGGTGATCGAGTTTGTCTCGAGGTTCATGACCCTGGAGGCCGGGGACGTCATTTTGACCGGCACGCCCAAAGGCATCTCACAGGTGTACCCAGGGGATGTGATGCGGATGGAGATCGAGGGGCTGGGGGCGCTGGAAAACCCCATCGAGTGGGAGACCCCAGAAGCCGAGCCCGTGCTTTCTGAGGAAGGTGACAGGTCGCTGGTTTTATGA
- the surE gene encoding 5'/3'-nucleotidase SurE: MRILVANDDGIFSPGIKALAFALRPLAEINVVAPDVEQSGVGHSITFRRPLRFKHTASAGFGEIPAYRVDGTPADCVVLGSRLLGWPDLVVSGINIGVNMGLDLTHSGTVAAALEGASLGIPSIAFSLDASGEELRFEEAAQHAVPIVRWVLQHGLPPKTLLNVNFPNRPPQGIKITRLSTHRYEDSIVEREDPEGRPYYWVAGKPTAELEEGTDFWAVQHGFISVTPITLDYTNHAFAAELERKFNLHGKKTKARPKDKKKTE, encoded by the coding sequence ATGCGGATTTTGGTTGCCAACGACGATGGAATTTTCTCTCCCGGAATCAAAGCGCTGGCCTTTGCCTTGCGTCCGCTGGCCGAAATAAACGTGGTAGCCCCGGATGTGGAGCAGTCGGGCGTGGGTCACAGCATTACCTTTCGCAGGCCTTTGCGCTTCAAGCACACCGCCTCGGCGGGCTTTGGCGAGATTCCGGCCTACCGCGTGGATGGCACCCCGGCCGACTGCGTGGTGCTGGGCAGCAGACTGCTGGGTTGGCCCGATCTGGTGGTCTCGGGGATCAATATTGGCGTCAATATGGGCCTCGACCTAACCCACTCCGGCACCGTTGCAGCAGCTTTGGAAGGCGCCTCGCTGGGCATTCCCTCTATTGCCTTTAGCCTGGATGCCTCAGGGGAGGAGCTGCGCTTCGAGGAGGCCGCACAGCACGCGGTGCCCATCGTGCGCTGGGTATTGCAGCACGGCTTGCCCCCAAAAACCCTCCTCAATGTAAACTTTCCCAACCGCCCCCCCCAGGGCATCAAGATCACCCGGCTCTCCACCCACCGCTACGAAGATTCGATTGTCGAGCGAGAAGACCCCGAGGGACGGCCTTACTACTGGGTCGCGGGCAAACCCACCGCCGAGTTGGAAGAGGGCACCGATTTCTGGGCTGTTCAACACGGTTTCATTTCGGTTACCCCCATTACCCTCGACTACACCAACCACGCTTTTGCTGCTGAACTCGAGCGCAAGTTCAACCTGCATGGGAAGAAAACAAAAGCCCGCCCCAAAGACAAAAAGAAAACTGAATAG
- the hpaI gene encoding 2,4-dihydroxyhept-2-ene-1,7-dioic acid aldolase encodes MVEFKGSIVPLVTPFKNGAIDEAALERLIERQIEAGSHALSVGGTTGEPGTLSVEERKYLIELALRIIRGRVPLLAGTGTLRLDETLEITQAAHQMGAQGALVITPYYIKPNQEGLYRFFGQVAQRVPDMPIVLYNIPGRSGIEIKIETVARLRRDFKNVVGLKHSSKDVEYVSELLRRVGRDFKVYCGLEALTFPMMCVGAVGTIAATANWLPRETAEMCQLTLEGRYKEALELHYYGLEANDAVFWDTNPIPLKTVLAWMGLCEKEWREPLGPTSPEVEARLRRMAESYGLIPAQAGHPPVLPDPAGKQYV; translated from the coding sequence ATGGTCGAGTTCAAAGGCAGCATCGTACCCCTGGTGACGCCGTTCAAAAACGGCGCCATCGATGAAGCCGCCCTCGAGCGGCTCATCGAGCGGCAGATCGAGGCCGGCTCCCACGCCCTGAGCGTGGGCGGCACCACCGGCGAGCCGGGCACCCTGAGTGTGGAGGAGCGCAAGTATCTCATTGAGCTGGCCCTCCGGATCATTCGGGGCCGCGTGCCCCTGCTGGCCGGCACCGGCACCCTGCGGCTCGACGAAACCCTGGAAATCACCCAGGCCGCCCACCAGATGGGGGCCCAGGGCGCGCTGGTAATTACCCCGTACTACATCAAGCCCAACCAGGAGGGGCTCTACCGCTTTTTCGGCCAGGTGGCCCAGCGCGTCCCCGATATGCCCATCGTGCTGTACAACATCCCGGGGCGCTCGGGCATCGAGATCAAGATTGAGACCGTGGCCCGCCTGCGGCGCGACTTCAAGAACGTGGTGGGCCTCAAGCACTCCTCCAAGGACGTGGAGTACGTTTCGGAACTCCTGCGCCGGGTGGGGCGGGACTTCAAGGTGTACTGCGGCCTCGAGGCCCTCACTTTCCCCATGATGTGCGTGGGCGCAGTGGGCACCATCGCAGCTACGGCCAACTGGCTGCCCAGAGAGACCGCCGAGATGTGCCAGCTCACCCTGGAAGGTCGGTACAAAGAGGCCCTCGAGCTCCACTACTACGGGCTCGAGGCCAACGATGCGGTTTTCTGGGATACCAACCCCATCCCCCTCAAAACCGTGCTGGCCTGGATGGGCTTGTGCGAGAAGGAGTGGCGCGAGCCTTTAGGCCCCACCAGCCCCGAGGTCGAGGCCCGCCTGCGCCGCATGGCCGAGTCCTATGGCCTGATTCCAGCCCAAGCGGGCCACCCCCCGGTGCTGCCCGACCCCGCCGGGAAACAGTATGTGTAA
- a CDS encoding PIN domain-containing protein — protein MEILNRIAGRKTYLDVNVFIYALEGFPQVEQALEALFKAIDSAVLQTVTSELSLAEALIRPIENKNLQHQAIYQSAIRSRTGLEVVPVSRSILLEAARLRGAVGLKLPDAIHVATALQTGCEVFLTNDDRIQLPGLEVLLLRDFAL, from the coding sequence TTGGAGATCTTGAACCGCATTGCGGGCCGAAAAACCTATCTGGACGTCAATGTGTTTATCTACGCCCTCGAAGGTTTCCCCCAAGTGGAACAAGCCCTCGAGGCATTGTTCAAAGCCATCGATAGCGCTGTACTTCAAACCGTCACCAGCGAGCTTTCGCTGGCAGAAGCTCTGATAAGGCCGATCGAGAACAAGAACCTTCAACACCAAGCCATTTATCAGAGCGCGATTCGTAGTCGAACGGGGCTTGAGGTTGTACCGGTTTCGCGGAGCATTTTGCTCGAGGCCGCCCGGCTGCGTGGAGCGGTTGGACTCAAATTGCCCGATGCCATCCATGTTGCAACGGCTTTGCAAACGGGTTGTGAAGTTTTTTTGACCAACGATGACCGCATCCAGCTCCCCGGCCTCGAGGTGCTGTTGCTGCGTGACTTTGCGCTTTGA
- a CDS encoding cell wall metabolism sensor histidine kinase WalK, whose protein sequence is MTLRTRITLLTLALLAFSLLLIGGSVYGTLQFTLYDNLRRELTETSVTAQRLIQEQGNLDGLPLTVYGQALWVPFPNPTARDILQGAAIPIAQSLALGNATLTLSEKGLQEVLRSGGFYTQTTLTRPDGSQIPLRVRAERLEIEIAGIPQGKQLVILLVGKSTESIESTLADFARTYTATALLVLIFGGLLAFRLVRQTLEPLEWVAKKAEQVSNKPEKLPELEGHNEVASLVRSLNRMLSRLENVWETQGRFLADASHELRTPVTAILGHVNYLLRRTQISEQQRESLEIIKRESERMQKLVGDLLELSKTGGSWKVELGSVHIQTVLNEIVEEYSKSFEGRIEVQASEQVWVLGDPERLHQVIANLVSNAIKANATLIRLVVLELDERVVIRVEDNGEGIGKEHLPHLFERFYRVDKARDRERGGSGLGLAIVRSIVEAHGGSVWAESEPGKGSVFSISLKRAAAPHPQLA, encoded by the coding sequence ATGACGCTTCGAACGCGCATTACCCTACTAACCCTGGCATTGCTGGCATTCTCGCTGCTTTTGATCGGGGGGTCGGTGTATGGAACGCTGCAGTTCACGCTGTACGATAACCTTCGGCGCGAGCTAACCGAAACCTCGGTAACGGCCCAACGGCTTATTCAGGAGCAGGGCAACCTCGACGGCCTTCCCCTTACGGTGTATGGGCAAGCTTTGTGGGTGCCCTTCCCCAACCCCACCGCGCGCGACATCCTGCAAGGGGCCGCCATTCCCATCGCCCAGTCGCTGGCCCTGGGCAACGCAACCCTTACGCTTTCGGAGAAAGGCTTGCAGGAGGTGTTGCGCTCGGGTGGGTTTTACACCCAGACCACCCTGACCCGCCCCGACGGCAGTCAGATTCCCCTGCGGGTGCGGGCCGAGCGCCTCGAGATTGAGATTGCCGGCATCCCCCAGGGCAAGCAGTTGGTGATTTTGCTGGTGGGCAAGTCTACCGAAAGCATCGAAAGCACCCTGGCCGATTTTGCCCGTACCTACACCGCTACGGCCCTCTTGGTGCTCATTTTTGGCGGGCTGCTGGCTTTTCGGCTGGTACGGCAGACCCTGGAACCCCTGGAGTGGGTGGCCAAAAAGGCCGAGCAGGTCAGCAATAAGCCGGAAAAGCTACCCGAGCTCGAGGGCCACAATGAGGTGGCCTCGCTGGTTCGGTCGCTCAACCGGATGCTCTCCCGGTTGGAGAACGTCTGGGAAACCCAGGGCCGTTTTCTGGCCGATGCTTCGCACGAGCTGCGCACCCCGGTGACCGCCATTTTGGGACACGTCAACTACCTGCTTCGTCGCACCCAGATCTCGGAGCAGCAGCGCGAAAGCCTGGAGATTATCAAGCGGGAGTCTGAGCGCATGCAAAAGCTGGTGGGGGATTTGCTCGAGCTATCCAAAACCGGCGGAAGCTGGAAGGTGGAGCTGGGTTCGGTGCACATCCAGACGGTGCTGAACGAAATTGTGGAGGAATACAGCAAGAGTTTTGAAGGCCGCATCGAGGTGCAGGCCTCCGAGCAGGTCTGGGTGCTGGGCGACCCCGAGCGGCTGCATCAAGTGATTGCAAACCTCGTTTCCAACGCCATTAAAGCCAACGCTACCCTGATCCGGCTGGTGGTGCTCGAGTTAGACGAACGGGTGGTCATCCGGGTAGAGGACAACGGCGAGGGCATCGGCAAGGAACACCTGCCCCACCTATTCGAGCGCTTTTACCGGGTGGACAAAGCCCGCGACCGCGAGCGGGGCGGCAGTGGGCTGGGGCTGGCCATTGTGCGCTCGATTGTGGAAGCCCACGGCGGCAGCGTGTGGGCCGAGAGCGAACCCGGCAAGGGCTCGGTGTTTAGCATCTCCCTCAAGCGGGCTGCGGCGCCCCATCCTCAACTGGCCTGA
- the hpaB gene encoding 4-hydroxyphenylacetate 3-monooxygenase, oxygenase component, with product MARTGKEYLEALRKNPPNLWYKGQKVEDPTTHPVFRGITHSLAQLYDMQHDPRHRDTLTYEQNGQRYAMSLLPAKTPEDLARRSAAYKLWADTYLGMMGRCPDYLNAVLMAFEQSAEFFGPYADNVRRYVQYVREHDLATTHCLTNPQVNRAKSNLEQPDPYIPLGVVSESNEGIVVRGARMLSTLPTADELLVFPSTLLKEGPGADKYGVAFAIPTNTPGLHFISRESLAAAEGEFDYPLSSRLEEMDCLTVFDDVFVPWERVFIYKDLARCNTAYAETGALMHMAHQVVVLKNAKTEAFLGLVSLMAEAIGADTFPHVQEKIAEVIVYLEAMKGFWARAERDAKLNKYGLLCPDRGAIDGARNLYPRLYPRINEIVQQIGASGMITLPSEADLNSPIGPYIEKFLQSATLPAKERVQLFRLAWDMTLSGFGARQTLYERFFFGDPVRMYQTLFSVYDKEPYKQRIKHFLGWKEQPQPEVVASD from the coding sequence ATGGCACGCACCGGTAAAGAGTACCTGGAAGCCCTCAGAAAGAACCCGCCCAACCTCTGGTACAAGGGCCAGAAGGTCGAAGACCCCACCACCCACCCGGTCTTTAGGGGCATCACCCACTCGCTGGCGCAGCTTTACGACATGCAGCACGACCCGCGCCACCGCGACACCCTCACCTACGAGCAGAACGGCCAGCGCTACGCCATGAGCCTGCTGCCGGCCAAAACCCCCGAAGACCTGGCCCGGCGCAGCGCGGCCTACAAGCTTTGGGCCGATACCTACCTGGGCATGATGGGCCGCTGCCCGGACTACCTGAACGCGGTGCTGATGGCCTTCGAGCAGAGCGCCGAGTTTTTTGGTCCCTACGCCGACAACGTGCGCCGCTATGTGCAGTACGTGCGCGAGCACGACCTCGCCACCACTCACTGCCTCACCAACCCCCAGGTGAATCGGGCCAAGAGCAACCTCGAGCAGCCCGACCCCTATATTCCCCTGGGAGTGGTAAGCGAGAGCAATGAGGGCATCGTGGTGCGGGGGGCCCGGATGCTCTCCACCCTGCCCACCGCCGACGAGCTCTTGGTCTTCCCCTCCACGCTGCTCAAGGAAGGGCCGGGGGCCGACAAGTACGGGGTGGCCTTTGCCATTCCCACCAACACGCCGGGGCTCCACTTTATCAGCCGCGAGAGCCTGGCCGCCGCCGAAGGGGAGTTTGACTATCCTTTGAGCAGCCGCCTGGAAGAAATGGACTGCCTGACGGTTTTCGACGATGTGTTCGTGCCCTGGGAGCGGGTGTTTATCTACAAAGACCTCGCGCGCTGCAACACCGCTTATGCCGAGACCGGGGCCCTGATGCACATGGCCCATCAGGTGGTGGTGCTCAAAAACGCCAAAACCGAGGCCTTTTTGGGCCTGGTCTCGCTCATGGCCGAGGCCATCGGGGCCGACACCTTCCCGCATGTACAGGAAAAGATTGCCGAGGTGATTGTTTACCTCGAGGCCATGAAAGGCTTCTGGGCCCGCGCCGAGCGGGATGCGAAGCTCAACAAGTATGGCCTTTTGTGCCCGGATCGGGGGGCCATCGACGGGGCCCGCAACCTCTACCCCCGGCTCTACCCCCGCATCAACGAGATCGTTCAGCAGATTGGGGCTTCTGGGATGATCACCCTGCCCTCCGAAGCCGATCTCAACTCGCCGATAGGGCCTTACATCGAGAAGTTCTTGCAGTCGGCTACGCTGCCCGCCAAAGAGCGCGTGCAGCTTTTCCGCCTGGCCTGGGACATGACCTTAAGCGGGTTCGGCGCACGCCAGACCCTCTACGAGCGCTTCTTCTTCGGCGACCCGGTGCGGATGTACCAGACCCTGTTCTCGGTGTACGACAAAGAACCCTACAAGCAGCGCATCAAGCATTTTTTGGGTTGGAAAGAGCAGCCCCAGCCTGAGGTGGTGGCCAGCGACTAG
- the hpaE gene encoding 5-carboxymethyl-2-hydroxymuconate semialdehyde dehydrogenase, with translation MKVAEKTQAISPDFIAQVRQKIATHTVEHFIDGRFQPGVRGELFESLEPSNNQVLARAYKGHAEDVDKAAKAAKAAFAKWKLNAKARKKYLLKIAEVLEKHTDELAVMECLDAGQALRIVRAQVARAAENFNFYAEYAERAMDGHSYPVDGEWLNYSVRVPVGVCGIITPWNAPLMLSTWRIAPALAFGNTVVLKPAEWSPLTAWKLAEIMQEADLPPGVFNVVQGFGEEAGDAVVRHPDIPLIAFTGETTTGTLITRNGAEHLKRLSLELGGKSPAIIFEDADLERALDATVFQIYSFNGERCTANSRALVQEGIFDEFVRRVAERAARIKVGHPLEPDTEVGPLIHPEHLQRVLGYVEIGKQESQHIFGGERVGTEGNYVRPGLFVAENHHRIAQEEIFGPILTVIPFKDEADALQKANDSKYGLASYVWTRDVSRAHRLALHLEAGMTWINSHNVRHLPTPFGGVKMSGTHREGGAHSLEFYTELKHIAVPLTEHPIPKFGR, from the coding sequence GTGAAAGTTGCCGAGAAAACCCAAGCCATCAGCCCTGACTTCATTGCCCAGGTGCGGCAGAAGATTGCCACCCACACCGTAGAACACTTCATTGATGGCCGGTTCCAGCCGGGGGTGCGGGGTGAGCTGTTCGAGAGCCTCGAGCCCTCCAACAACCAGGTGTTGGCCCGGGCCTACAAAGGCCACGCCGAGGACGTGGACAAGGCCGCCAAAGCTGCCAAAGCTGCGTTTGCTAAGTGGAAACTGAACGCCAAGGCCCGCAAAAAATACCTGCTCAAGATTGCCGAGGTTCTAGAGAAGCACACCGACGAGCTGGCCGTGATGGAGTGTCTGGACGCAGGGCAGGCCTTGCGGATTGTGCGGGCCCAGGTGGCGCGGGCCGCCGAGAACTTTAACTTTTACGCCGAGTATGCCGAGCGGGCCATGGACGGGCACAGCTACCCGGTGGACGGGGAGTGGCTCAACTACTCGGTGCGGGTGCCGGTGGGGGTTTGCGGCATCATCACCCCCTGGAACGCCCCCCTAATGCTCTCCACCTGGCGCATTGCTCCCGCCCTGGCCTTCGGCAACACGGTGGTGCTGAAACCCGCCGAGTGGTCGCCCCTGACCGCCTGGAAGCTGGCCGAAATCATGCAAGAAGCCGACCTGCCACCGGGGGTGTTCAACGTGGTGCAGGGCTTTGGGGAGGAGGCGGGCGATGCGGTGGTGCGACACCCGGACATCCCCCTGATCGCCTTCACCGGCGAGACCACCACCGGCACCCTCATCACACGCAATGGAGCTGAACACCTCAAGCGGCTCTCGCTCGAGCTAGGCGGCAAATCCCCCGCCATCATCTTCGAGGATGCCGACCTCGAGCGCGCCCTGGACGCCACCGTCTTCCAGATTTACAGCTTCAACGGCGAGCGCTGCACCGCCAACAGCCGCGCCCTGGTACAGGAAGGTATCTTTGACGAGTTCGTGCGGCGGGTGGCCGAGCGGGCTGCACGGATCAAGGTGGGGCATCCCCTCGAGCCCGACACCGAGGTGGGCCCCCTGATTCACCCCGAGCACCTCCAGCGTGTGCTGGGCTACGTGGAAATCGGCAAGCAGGAATCGCAGCACATCTTCGGCGGTGAGCGGGTGGGTACCGAGGGTAACTACGTGCGGCCTGGGCTCTTTGTAGCCGAGAACCACCACCGCATTGCCCAGGAGGAGATTTTTGGCCCCATCCTGACCGTCATTCCCTTCAAAGACGAGGCCGACGCGCTGCAAAAAGCCAACGACTCCAAATATGGCCTGGCCTCGTATGTCTGGACCCGCGACGTGTCGCGGGCGCACCGCCTGGCGCTGCATCTGGAGGCGGGCATGACCTGGATCAACTCTCACAACGTGCGCCACCTGCCCACCCCCTTCGGCGGGGTCAAGATGAGCGGCACCCACCGCGAGGGCGGGGCGCACAGCCTCGAGTTCTACACCGAACTCAAGCACATTGCGGTACCGCTCACCGAGCACCCCATTCCGAAGTTTGGGCGCTGA
- the hpaR gene encoding homoprotocatechuate degradation operon regulator HpaR, protein MASPLPKDPSARLLRDLTHSLPMALLRTREAVVHRFREVLSRHGLTEQQWRILRALEGREGLEVSQLAEQCRILLPSMTGILRRMEQRGLVRRSANRADGRSILVALTEESQALVEEIKPEIVAVYAEIEQILGKRKLEQLYALLEELESGLQGEQP, encoded by the coding sequence ATGGCTTCCCCCCTACCTAAAGACCCCTCGGCACGGCTCCTGCGCGACCTGACCCACTCCTTGCCCATGGCCCTCTTGCGCACCCGCGAGGCGGTGGTGCATCGCTTTCGCGAGGTGCTCTCGCGGCACGGTCTGACCGAGCAGCAGTGGCGCATCCTGCGGGCGCTAGAGGGGCGAGAAGGGCTGGAAGTTTCGCAGTTAGCCGAGCAGTGCCGGATTCTCCTGCCCAGCATGACCGGCATTCTGCGGCGCATGGAACAGCGAGGCCTGGTTCGGCGCAGCGCCAACCGGGCCGATGGCCGCAGCATCCTGGTAGCCCTTACCGAGGAATCCCAGGCACTGGTGGAGGAGATTAAGCCCGAGATTGTGGCAGTCTATGCAGAAATCGAGCAAATTTTGGGCAAGCGCAAGCTCGAGCAGCTCTACGCGCTGCTCGAGGAGCTAGAAAGCGGCTTGCAGGGGGAACAGCCCTGA
- a CDS encoding GNAT family N-acetyltransferase yields the protein MLQVRLRPLAMSDLPRVLEWSRDEAFCLANGWPVGLPAEQLQDWFVRLLNNPPVDLVRKGIVVTTPEHPEGRLVGFVDLRDINPLEKRARLRIAIGEETHRGQGVGYRAGCQMLEHGFTELGLERITAEVHSSNTRMLSLLEKLGFVREGILRQHETRQGVREDVHLFGMLREEFVAPSTLRLEARTLG from the coding sequence ATGCTGCAAGTGCGTCTGCGCCCACTGGCCATGAGCGATCTACCCCGGGTACTCGAGTGGAGCCGCGATGAGGCCTTCTGTCTGGCCAACGGTTGGCCGGTGGGGTTGCCCGCCGAACAACTGCAGGACTGGTTTGTCCGCCTGCTCAATAACCCCCCGGTAGACCTCGTTCGCAAGGGCATCGTGGTGACGACCCCCGAGCACCCCGAAGGCCGCCTGGTGGGCTTTGTGGATTTACGCGACATTAACCCGCTGGAGAAGCGGGCCCGCTTGCGCATTGCCATCGGCGAAGAAACCCACCGCGGGCAGGGGGTGGGGTACAGAGCGGGCTGCCAGATGCTCGAGCACGGCTTTACCGAACTGGGCTTAGAACGCATCACTGCCGAAGTGCACAGCTCCAACACCCGGATGCTAAGCCTGCTGGAAAAGCTGGGCTTTGTACGGGAAGGCATCCTGCGCCAGCACGAGACCCGTCAGGGAGTCAGGGAGGACGTACACCTGTTTGGCATGTTGCGAGAGGAATTCGTCGCCCCCAGCACGCTTCGGCTCGAGGCCCGCACCCTGGGTTAA